One window from the genome of [Clostridium] celerecrescens 18A encodes:
- a CDS encoding RNA degradosome polyphosphate kinase, with protein MTGADEIYNNPENYVNRELSWIEFNYRVLSEARDKSLPLFERLKFLSITASNLDEFYMVRVASLKDMVHAKYTKPDIAGLKPPEQLEKISVRTHELVALQYSTYNRSLLPTLKQNGLRVVQGHEDLSEKEGSYADSYFERNVYPVLTPMAVDSSRPFPLVRNKSLNIAALLQKKSGEEELEFAMVQVPSVLPRIVELPTGKKDERAVILLEQIIERNIGSLFLNYNVITAHPFRIMRNADLTIDEEEAEDLLEEIQKQLKKRQWGEAIRLEVEEKMDKRLLKILKRELSISSADIFEIAGPLDLTFLMKMYGMKGFNHLKAVPYIPQQVPRLMNEDDIFTNIRGGDILLHHPYETFDPVVNFVKTAASDPEVLAIKQTLYRVSGNSPIIAALAEAADNGKQVSVLVELKARFDEENNINWAKKLEKSGCHVIYGLVGLKTHSKITLVVRREEDGIRRYVHLGTGNYNDSTAKLYTDLGLMTCNPQIGEDATAVFNMLSGYSEPLHWNKLVMAPIWLRARFLRLIRRETKNAENGKTAHIMAKMNSLCDKEIIAALYEASCAGVKIELIVRGICSLKAGVPGLSETITVHSIVGNFLEHARIFYFENDNSPELYMGSADWMPRNLDRRVEIMFPVEDEMLQEQVIHLLKVQFQDNVKAHILKADGTYEKPDKRGRVLVNSQELFCEEAIQNVKAELGKSDPVGSRVFIPTESQG; from the coding sequence ATGACAGGCGCCGATGAAATATACAACAATCCTGAAAATTATGTAAACCGGGAACTGAGCTGGATCGAATTCAATTACCGCGTGCTAAGTGAAGCGAGAGATAAAAGCCTACCTCTTTTTGAACGGCTGAAATTTTTAAGCATCACAGCCTCAAACCTGGATGAATTCTATATGGTCCGGGTGGCTTCCTTAAAGGATATGGTCCATGCCAAATATACAAAGCCGGATATTGCAGGCTTAAAACCGCCGGAACAGCTTGAAAAGATCAGCGTGCGGACCCATGAGCTGGTTGCTTTGCAGTATTCTACCTACAACCGTTCCCTTCTGCCCACATTAAAGCAGAATGGACTCCGGGTGGTTCAGGGCCATGAGGATCTAAGCGAAAAAGAGGGAAGCTATGCGGACAGCTATTTTGAGAGGAACGTATATCCAGTGCTCACTCCCATGGCTGTGGATTCTTCCAGGCCATTTCCGCTGGTCCGAAACAAATCCTTAAACATTGCGGCTCTCCTGCAGAAAAAGAGCGGGGAAGAGGAACTGGAATTTGCCATGGTCCAGGTGCCAAGCGTTCTTCCAAGAATTGTGGAGCTTCCCACCGGGAAAAAGGATGAACGGGCGGTCATTTTGCTGGAACAGATCATTGAACGGAATATCGGCAGCCTGTTTTTAAATTACAACGTCATTACCGCCCATCCCTTCCGCATCATGAGAAATGCGGATCTCACCATTGACGAGGAAGAAGCGGAGGACCTTCTGGAGGAAATCCAGAAACAGCTTAAGAAACGGCAATGGGGCGAGGCCATACGTCTGGAAGTGGAAGAGAAGATGGATAAACGCCTGTTAAAAATACTGAAACGGGAGTTAAGCATCAGCTCTGCCGACATCTTTGAGATCGCAGGCCCTCTGGATCTGACCTTTCTCATGAAGATGTACGGAATGAAAGGCTTTAACCATCTAAAGGCAGTTCCCTACATTCCCCAGCAGGTTCCAAGGCTTATGAACGAGGACGACATATTTACCAACATCCGCGGAGGCGACATTTTGCTTCATCATCCTTATGAGACCTTTGACCCTGTGGTAAATTTTGTAAAAACCGCTGCCAGTGACCCTGAGGTCCTGGCGATCAAGCAGACCCTTTACAGGGTCAGCGGAAATTCCCCCATCATTGCCGCTTTGGCAGAGGCCGCTGACAATGGAAAACAGGTATCGGTGCTGGTGGAACTAAAGGCCCGCTTTGATGAGGAAAATAATATTAACTGGGCGAAAAAGCTGGAAAAATCCGGCTGTCATGTCATCTATGGACTGGTAGGTTTAAAGACTCACAGCAAGATTACGCTGGTGGTGCGCAGAGAAGAGGATGGCATCCGCCGTTATGTTCATTTAGGTACCGGAAACTACAACGATTCCACAGCAAAGCTTTATACGGATCTTGGCCTCATGACCTGCAACCCTCAGATCGGGGAAGATGCCACCGCTGTATTTAACATGCTGTCAGGCTATTCCGAGCCGCTTCACTGGAATAAGCTGGTGATGGCTCCCATCTGGCTGCGGGCCAGATTTTTAAGGCTGATCCGCAGGGAGACGAAAAATGCAGAAAACGGGAAAACGGCCCATATCATGGCCAAGATGAACTCCCTTTGCGATAAGGAAATCATAGCGGCCCTTTATGAGGCCTCCTGCGCGGGAGTGAAGATTGAACTGATCGTCCGCGGAATATGCAGCTTAAAGGCAGGAGTTCCAGGCTTAAGTGAAACTATCACGGTCCATTCCATTGTTGGAAATTTCCTGGAGCATGCCCGGATCTTTTATTTTGAAAATGACAACAGTCCGGAGCTTTATATGGGAAGCGCCGACTGGATGCCCAGAAACTTAGACCGAAGGGTGGAGATCATGTTCCCCGTAGAAGATGAAATGCTGCAGGAGCAGGTCATCCATCTACTTAAGGTTCAATTCCAGGATAATGTGAAGGCCCATATCTTAAAAGCCGACGGAACCTATGAGAAACCTGATAAAAGGGGCAGAGTCCTGGTCAACAGCCAGGAGCTGTTCTGTGAAGAGGCCATCCAGAATGTGAAAGCGGAGCTTGGAAAGTCTGATCCGGTAGGCAGCCGGGTGTTTATTCCTACGGAAAGTCAGGGGTGA
- a CDS encoding ATP-binding protein translates to MKSQELILYRNLNHRELFDKIAGLLSLETGSERETMPDSYACASQLIELAASYGFEGNLWHCFLAFCLANNENAYSTSCEIVGPIEGTLNELAAHDFRVIKELFDHDIRKLDRLNHGEGIWTALSHYQTADGSSKIYNKRIRDQIVALAVALEEAEDETVFASEITEFYRRFGVGKFGLNKAFRIEEAVGEPQILPITSIEHVHLDDIIGYQLQKQKLIENTEAFLNGRAANNVLLFGDSGTGKSSSIKAVLNEYYDRGLRIIEVYKHQFKSLSKVQEQVKDRNYKFIIYMDDLSFEDSELEYKYLKAIIEGGLGKKPSNVLIYATSNRRHLIREKFSDKRELDDDLHNNDTVQEKLSLVARFGVTIYYGSPDRREFQEIVGALAARSDINMSLEELYAKANIWELNHGGLSGRTASQFITHLLGTAEKKDLDI, encoded by the coding sequence ATGAAATCCCAGGAATTGATTTTATACCGTAATCTGAATCATCGTGAACTTTTTGACAAGATCGCCGGGCTTTTGAGCCTGGAAACGGGGTCGGAAAGAGAAACAATGCCGGATTCCTATGCCTGCGCCAGTCAGCTCATTGAGCTGGCGGCTTCCTATGGCTTTGAGGGGAATCTCTGGCATTGTTTTTTAGCATTCTGCCTTGCGAACAATGAAAATGCCTATAGTACCTCCTGTGAGATCGTAGGCCCCATCGAAGGGACTTTAAATGAACTTGCTGCTCATGATTTCCGGGTCATAAAGGAATTGTTTGATCATGACATCCGAAAACTGGACCGTTTAAATCACGGGGAGGGGATATGGACCGCCCTTTCCCATTACCAGACGGCGGACGGCAGCAGCAAGATCTATAATAAGAGGATCAGGGACCAGATCGTTGCACTGGCCGTAGCCCTAGAAGAAGCTGAGGATGAGACTGTTTTTGCTTCTGAGATAACAGAGTTTTACCGCAGGTTCGGAGTAGGGAAGTTCGGCCTTAACAAAGCCTTCCGCATCGAGGAGGCAGTCGGCGAGCCTCAGATCCTTCCTATCACCAGCATTGAACATGTCCATTTAGACGACATCATCGGCTACCAGCTCCAAAAGCAGAAGCTGATCGAAAATACGGAGGCTTTCTTAAACGGGCGGGCTGCCAATAACGTCCTGCTGTTCGGTGACAGCGGAACCGGAAAATCCTCCAGCATTAAAGCCGTGCTCAATGAATATTATGACAGAGGCCTTCGGATCATTGAGGTCTATAAGCATCAATTCAAATCCCTTTCAAAGGTCCAGGAACAGGTAAAGGACCGGAATTACAAATTTATTATTTACATGGATGACTTATCCTTTGAGGATTCTGAGTTGGAGTATAAGTATTTAAAGGCGATCATTGAAGGCGGCCTTGGGAAAAAGCCGAGTAATGTGCTGATCTATGCCACTTCCAACCGAAGGCATCTCATACGGGAAAAATTCAGTGATAAAAGGGAACTGGATGATGATTTACATAATAATGACACCGTCCAGGAAAAACTTTCCCTGGTGGCCCGCTTTGGTGTGACCATCTACTACGGCTCGCCGGACAGAAGAGAATTCCAGGAGATCGTAGGGGCGCTGGCCGCCCGCAGCGATATCAACATGTCTCTGGAAGAATTGTATGCAAAAGCAAATATATGGGAACTGAACCACGGAGGCTTATCAGGCAGAACGGCAAGCCAGTTTATTACACACCTTTTGGGAACAGCTGAAAAGAAAGACTTGGATATTTAA
- a CDS encoding Ppx/GppA phosphatase family protein translates to MAIRLFAAIDVGSFELELGIYEISAKTGIRKVDHVRHVIALGRDTYNDGKISYELVEEMCQVIKDFADIMQSYKVIGYRAYATSALREAKNSRIVLDQIRVRTGIEVRVISNSEQRFISYKAIASKDAEFHKIIQKGTAIVDVGFGSMQVSLFDRDALVSTHNLMLGVLRIREMMGTVQVDNQMQNTLIEEMVDNELYTFRKVYLKDREIKNLIGIGESILYLSRGSRGGKPVERVTAEEFAFFYEKIVEMSLDQIQERFGVNSEYATLLVPAAIIFKRVLELTKAELFWIPGIRLCDSIAAEFAEETKAVKFNHDFSEDILAASRNMAKRYKCHGPHTVNMEKYVVDIFDSMKKYHGMGKRERLLLQIAAILHACGKFISMRNPSESAYHIIMSTEIIGLSHMEREIVANAVRYNGVEFDYNRIHLSEEVFRNTKGEFPHKDSIILVGKLTAILRLANSLDRSHKQKLSDIHMSVKNGQLVVTASYEGDITLESMAFRQKADFFEEIFGIRPILKQKRRLS, encoded by the coding sequence ATGGCAATACGATTATTTGCCGCCATAGATGTGGGATCGTTTGAACTGGAGCTTGGTATCTATGAGATTTCTGCTAAGACAGGAATCCGGAAGGTGGACCATGTCCGTCATGTCATTGCCCTTGGAAGGGACACCTATAATGATGGAAAGATCAGCTATGAGCTGGTGGAGGAGATGTGTCAGGTCATTAAGGACTTTGCGGATATCATGCAGTCCTATAAGGTGATCGGGTACCGGGCCTATGCCACTAGTGCCCTGCGGGAAGCCAAGAACAGCCGGATCGTACTGGATCAGATCCGGGTGAGGACCGGTATTGAAGTGCGGGTCATCAGCAACTCCGAGCAGCGATTTATTAGTTATAAGGCCATCGCCTCAAAGGATGCGGAATTCCATAAGATCATACAAAAAGGCACAGCCATTGTGGATGTGGGCTTTGGAAGCATGCAGGTTTCCCTCTTTGACAGGGATGCCTTGGTTTCCACCCATAACCTGATGTTAGGCGTCTTAAGAATCCGTGAAATGATGGGGACCGTACAAGTCGATAACCAGATGCAGAATACCCTGATCGAGGAAATGGTGGATAATGAATTATATACATTCCGCAAGGTTTACTTAAAGGACAGGGAGATCAAAAATTTGATCGGGATAGGAGAAAGCATCCTTTATCTGTCCCGGGGCAGCCGCGGCGGGAAGCCTGTGGAGCGGGTCACTGCAGAGGAATTTGCATTTTTTTATGAAAAGATTGTGGAAATGTCCTTAGACCAGATCCAGGAACGGTTCGGAGTTAATTCGGAATACGCAACCCTCCTGGTTCCGGCGGCCATCATCTTTAAACGAGTTCTGGAACTGACCAAGGCGGAGCTCTTTTGGATTCCGGGAATCCGCTTATGCGACAGCATTGCCGCTGAGTTTGCAGAGGAGACAAAGGCGGTGAAATTCAACCATGATTTTTCCGAGGACATTCTTGCGGCTTCCCGCAATATGGCAAAACGCTATAAATGCCATGGCCCACATACGGTGAATATGGAAAAATACGTGGTAGATATCTTTGACAGCATGAAGAAGTACCACGGAATGGGAAAGAGGGAACGGCTACTTTTGCAGATCGCCGCCATCCTTCACGCCTGCGGAAAATTTATCAGCATGAGAAACCCCAGCGAATCCGCCTACCATATCATTATGTCAACAGAGATCATCGGTCTGTCCCATATGGAGCGGGAGATCGTGGCCAATGCGGTCCGCTACAACGGGGTGGAATTTGATTATAACCGGATCCACCTAAGCGAAGAGGTGTTCCGGAATACAAAGGGAGAATTTCCTCATAAGGACAGCATCATACTTGTGGGAAAGCTGACCGCTATTTTAAGGCTTGCCAATTCCCTGGACCGCAGCCACAAGCAGAAGCTGTCAGATATCCATATGAGCGTAAAGAACGGACAGCTGGTGGTGACCGCCTCTTATGAAGGTGATATCACCCTGGAATCCATGGCATTCCGGCAGAAAGCAGATTTTTTTGAAGAAATATTCGGAATAAGGCCCATATTAAAACAGAAGAGGAGGTTATCCTGA
- a CDS encoding ABC transporter permease, whose amino-acid sequence MKLNPVYKRETTVSSRSFRLALILALFNTILALVVLLNMYSVVERVKLTAEIQYSSFTNLYIFVAAVEFVMLMFIMPALTAGSISGERERQTLDLLLTTTLKPWEIIWGKFTSSFSTMFLMIMSSFPLLAVSFVYGGVMIYDVILLLFCYLAVALLCGSMGICFSTLFKRSTIATVVSYGVLVIIAAGTYAVNVFALSMARMNISNTYAMSVGGMADQTNSGACLYLLLLNPVATFYAMINVQTGDSQVVRSLSSWFGPHPDNFIMENWVILSIFIQLALAAIFMFIAVKAISPSKGKKIRKIK is encoded by the coding sequence ATGAAATTGAATCCGGTTTATAAGCGGGAGACGACGGTCAGTTCCAGAAGCTTCCGTCTTGCGCTGATCCTGGCGCTTTTTAATACGATTCTGGCTTTGGTAGTTTTGCTTAATATGTACTCCGTAGTGGAACGGGTAAAGCTGACTGCGGAGATCCAGTATTCTTCATTTACCAATTTGTACATATTCGTGGCTGCAGTGGAATTTGTAATGCTGATGTTCATCATGCCGGCGCTGACCGCAGGAAGCATCAGCGGAGAGAGGGAACGCCAGACTCTTGACCTTCTTCTTACCACGACCTTGAAGCCGTGGGAGATCATATGGGGGAAGTTTACCTCATCCTTTAGCACCATGTTCCTCATGATCATGTCCAGTTTTCCCCTTCTGGCCGTATCCTTTGTATATGGGGGAGTGATGATTTATGATGTAATACTCCTGCTATTTTGCTACCTGGCAGTGGCCCTTCTCTGTGGAAGCATGGGAATCTGTTTTTCTACCCTGTTCAAGCGGTCTACCATCGCCACGGTAGTAAGCTATGGTGTGCTGGTCATCATTGCGGCAGGCACCTATGCGGTCAATGTCTTTGCCCTTTCCATGGCCCGGATGAACATAAGCAACACCTATGCCATGTCCGTGGGAGGTATGGCTGACCAGACCAATTCCGGCGCCTGCTTGTATCTGCTTCTGCTAAATCCGGTGGCTACCTTCTATGCAATGATCAATGTTCAGACAGGGGATAGTCAGGTAGTAAGGAGTTTAAGCAGCTGGTTCGGTCCTCATCCGGATAACTTTATCATGGAAAACTGGGTGATCTTAAGTATTTTTATCCAGCTGGCCCTGGCTGCCATATTCATGTTCATCGCCGTAAAGGCCATCAGTCCGTCTAAAGGAAAAAAGATAAGAAAAATAAAATGA
- the pheA gene encoding prephenate dehydratase has translation MKTLDLQEIRKQLDGIDREIVSLFEKRMALSGQVAEYKIETGKQVYDKEREEQKIEAVTGMVEDEFHKQAVRELFTQMMTISRHFQYKLMAEHGLKAEYDFSPVKSLPVNQARVVYQGVEGAYTHEAALKYFGANADIYHVDSWEDAMKEVEAGAADYAVLPIENSSAGAVTHNYDLLIKYHNYIVAETFLSVDHALLGLAEAKEDDIQTVFSHPQALMQCSEFLNANRNWRQISVENTAVAAKKVFEEGDPAQAAVASEIAGKIYGLKVLKSSVNHNKNNTTRFIILSRNPVYREDAGKISISFELPHKSGSLYNMLSNFIYNGVNMMMIESRPILGRNWEYRFFIDIEGNLSDASIQNALKGISEEGSNMRVLGNY, from the coding sequence ATGAAAACATTGGATTTACAGGAAATCAGAAAACAGCTTGACGGGATTGACCGTGAGATTGTATCGTTGTTTGAAAAGCGGATGGCGCTTAGTGGCCAGGTGGCCGAATATAAGATTGAAACAGGTAAGCAGGTTTATGACAAGGAAAGGGAGGAGCAGAAGATCGAGGCCGTGACCGGTATGGTGGAAGATGAATTCCATAAACAGGCGGTAAGGGAGCTGTTCACCCAGATGATGACGATCAGCCGCCATTTCCAGTACAAGCTTATGGCGGAACACGGATTAAAGGCGGAATATGATTTCAGTCCGGTAAAGAGCCTTCCTGTCAATCAGGCACGGGTGGTGTATCAGGGAGTGGAAGGAGCCTACACCCACGAGGCGGCACTAAAATATTTTGGAGCCAATGCAGATATATACCATGTGGACTCCTGGGAAGATGCCATGAAAGAGGTGGAGGCAGGTGCGGCAGATTATGCGGTTCTGCCCATTGAGAATTCCTCTGCAGGGGCTGTCACCCATAATTATGACTTACTTATAAAATACCACAATTACATTGTGGCGGAAACCTTCCTTTCCGTGGACCATGCGCTGCTTGGACTTGCGGAGGCTAAGGAGGATGACATCCAGACGGTGTTTTCCCACCCCCAGGCCCTTATGCAATGCTCTGAATTTTTAAATGCCAACAGGAACTGGAGGCAGATCAGCGTGGAGAATACTGCCGTAGCCGCCAAGAAGGTCTTTGAGGAGGGCGATCCGGCCCAGGCGGCGGTGGCCAGTGAGATCGCAGGGAAAATTTACGGTCTGAAGGTTTTAAAATCTTCCGTCAACCATAATAAAAACAATACGACCCGGTTCATCATCCTGTCAAGGAATCCGGTATACCGGGAGGATGCAGGGAAAATAAGCATAAGCTTTGAACTGCCCCATAAGAGCGGTTCTCTTTATAATATGCTTAGCAATTTTATCTATAACGGGGTCAACATGATGATGATCGAGTCCAGGCCCATCCTTGGAAGAAACTGGGAATACCGTTTTTTCATAGATATTGAGGGGAATTTAAGTGATGCCTCCATTCAGAATGCTTTAAAGGGAATCTCTGAAGAGGGAAGCAATATGAGGGTTTTGGGAAATTATTAG
- a CDS encoding response regulator transcription factor has product MSETISILVVDDEKEIADLVEIYLVSDGYKVYKADNAEEGLEVLEKNQIHLVLLDIMMPGMDGLQMCKKIRETNNIPIIMLSAKSTDLDKILGLGTGADDYVTKPFNPLELTARVKSQLRRYTQLNPNSAVNEAAKNEIAIRGLTINKDNHKVTVYGEEIKLTPIEFDILYLLASNPGRVFSTDEIFEKVWNEKVYEANNTVMVHIRRLRGKMKEDTRQNKIITTVWGVGYKIEK; this is encoded by the coding sequence ATGTCCGAGACAATAAGCATTTTGGTTGTGGATGATGAGAAAGAGATTGCAGACCTGGTGGAAATCTATCTGGTCAGTGATGGCTATAAAGTATATAAAGCAGATAATGCGGAAGAAGGACTGGAAGTTCTGGAAAAGAACCAGATCCATCTGGTACTTTTAGACATCATGATGCCAGGAATGGATGGCCTGCAAATGTGCAAGAAAATACGGGAGACCAATAACATTCCTATCATCATGCTCAGCGCCAAGTCCACGGATCTGGACAAAATACTGGGACTTGGAACCGGGGCTGATGACTACGTGACAAAGCCCTTTAACCCTCTGGAGCTGACGGCACGGGTAAAATCCCAGCTTCGCCGTTATACCCAGTTAAACCCCAACAGCGCGGTAAATGAAGCTGCTAAGAATGAAATCGCAATAAGAGGACTGACCATTAACAAGGATAACCATAAGGTGACTGTTTATGGGGAAGAGATCAAACTCACCCCCATTGAGTTTGACATCCTTTACTTACTGGCCTCTAACCCCGGAAGAGTGTTCAGCACCGATGAGATTTTTGAAAAAGTGTGGAATGAAAAGGTTTATGAGGCAAATAACACAGTTATGGTACATATCAGACGGCTGCGGGGAAAGATGAAAGAGGATACCAGACAGAACAAGATCATCACCACTGTTTGGGGGGTAGGATACAAAATTGAAAAGTGA
- a CDS encoding sensor histidine kinase, with product MKSDLNRRFHTRVIANIFYSAVVTVLIEIFLVTNVSLVASYMRNTQKDNAFVEMLTSFDVVVILIYVIFGIGIFTVTFLLLQEKSMRYISRISDAMQSISEGDLNITVDIEGDDEFSVMAASLNKMVEDLRGLMDKEREAERTKNELITNIAHDLRTPLTSIIGYLELLSGETKLDPEVQKKYIGIAYVKTKRLEKLIEDLFGFTKLNYGKISMNVAKVDVVKLLSQLLEEFYPSFVDKNLSYELQSNVPAQMISADGNLLARLFDNLINNAIKYGADGKRILVKVHGSEELVTIQVINYGYVIPEEELPLIFNKFYRVEQSRSTNTGGTGLGLAIAKNIVDMHGGTIHVTSDLSGTVFTIKLQVDFDINKENFGKIG from the coding sequence TTGAAAAGTGATCTTAACCGCCGTTTTCATACCCGGGTCATTGCCAATATTTTTTACAGTGCAGTGGTCACGGTCCTGATCGAGATATTTCTGGTGACCAATGTATCTTTGGTAGCCTCCTACATGAGAAACACCCAAAAGGACAATGCATTTGTTGAGATGCTCACATCCTTTGATGTGGTAGTGATCCTGATTTACGTAATTTTCGGGATCGGAATATTCACGGTCACCTTTCTCCTTCTCCAGGAAAAGTCCATGCGTTACATCAGCCGGATTTCTGATGCCATGCAGAGCATTTCCGAGGGAGATTTAAATATTACGGTAGACATTGAGGGGGATGATGAATTCTCTGTCATGGCTGCTAGTCTAAATAAGATGGTGGAAGATTTAAGAGGCCTCATGGATAAGGAACGGGAAGCGGAGCGTACCAAGAACGAGCTGATTACCAATATAGCTCATGACTTAAGAACCCCCTTAACCTCCATCATCGGGTATCTTGAGCTATTGTCCGGAGAAACAAAGCTTGATCCGGAGGTCCAGAAAAAGTACATAGGGATTGCATACGTAAAGACAAAGCGGCTGGAAAAGCTGATTGAGGACTTATTCGGATTTACAAAGCTGAACTATGGGAAGATCTCCATGAACGTAGCCAAGGTGGACGTGGTGAAGCTCTTAAGTCAGCTTTTGGAAGAATTTTATCCCAGTTTTGTGGATAAGAACCTATCTTATGAGCTTCAAAGCAATGTTCCTGCCCAGATGATCTCGGCGGATGGCAACCTTCTGGCCCGTCTGTTTGACAATCTGATCAACAATGCCATCAAATACGGAGCGGATGGAAAGCGCATCCTGGTAAAGGTCCATGGCAGCGAAGAACTGGTTACCATACAGGTGATCAATTACGGTTACGTAATTCCGGAGGAAGAGCTGCCTCTTATCTTCAATAAGTTTTACCGCGTGGAACAGTCACGGTCTACCAATACGGGAGGAACGGGGCTGGGGCTTGCCATTGCAAAGAATATTGTGGATATGCATGGCGGAACCATCCATGTGACCAGTGATCTATCCGGAACGGTATTTACGATTAAACTGCAGGTGGATTTTGATATTAATAAAGAGAACTTTGGAAAGATAGGGTGA
- a CDS encoding deoxyribonuclease IV — MLTIGCHLSSSKGYFAMGKEAEKIDANTFQFFTRNPRGTRAKAMNPDDVNRFLAFAREHGINRILAHAPYTLNACSADEGLRTLARDTMKDDLDRMEYTPGNCYNFHPGSHVGQGTEDGIRYISDMLNQVLTPELHTTVLLETMSGKGSEVGREFEELREILDRVEQKDYMGICLDTCHVWDAGYDIAGDLDGVLNRFDRIIGLEKLKAIHLNDSQNPLGAHKDRHAKIGEGFIGFEALKRMTVHPALKGLPFYLETPNDLSGYAKEISMMRGTV, encoded by the coding sequence ATGCTTACCATCGGATGTCACCTGTCTTCCTCAAAAGGCTATTTCGCCATGGGGAAGGAAGCTGAAAAGATTGATGCAAACACCTTTCAGTTCTTTACAAGAAATCCCAGGGGAACAAGGGCCAAAGCCATGAACCCTGATGATGTGAACCGTTTCCTGGCTTTTGCCAGGGAACATGGAATAAACCGGATTCTGGCCCATGCGCCCTACACTTTAAATGCCTGCTCCGCAGATGAAGGGCTTCGTACCCTTGCCAGAGATACCATGAAGGATGATTTAGACCGGATGGAATACACTCCCGGAAACTGCTACAATTTCCATCCGGGAAGCCATGTGGGACAGGGGACAGAAGACGGGATCCGTTATATTTCAGATATGCTGAATCAGGTTCTGACACCGGAGCTTCATACCACCGTCCTTTTAGAGACCATGTCCGGCAAGGGCAGCGAGGTAGGACGGGAATTTGAAGAGTTACGGGAGATCCTGGACCGGGTGGAGCAAAAGGATTATATGGGCATCTGCCTGGATACGTGCCACGTATGGGATGCAGGCTATGATATTGCCGGTGATCTGGACGGAGTCTTAAACCGGTTTGACCGGATTATCGGTCTGGAAAAATTGAAGGCGATCCATTTAAATGACAGTCAGAATCCTCTTGGGGCTCACAAGGACCGTCATGCTAAAATCGGAGAAGGCTTTATCGGTTTTGAGGCTCTGAAGCGGATGACGGTTCACCCGGCTTTAAAGGGCCTTCCTTTTTATCTGGAAACGCCCAATGACCTTTCCGGATACGCAAAAGAAATTTCCATGATGAGAGGAACGGTATAG
- a CDS encoding ABC transporter ATP-binding protein, with translation MLEIKDLRKKFGKFHALNGLDLRIPQGSLYGFVGPNGAGKTTTIKIMTGLLFADSGQVMIDGVDVSGGLDKLKMKIGYVPDFFGVYDNLKVNEYMEFFASCYGIDGLKGRTRYMTLLEQVGLEDKVNFYVDSLSRGMKQRLCLARALIHDPLLLVLDEPTSGLDPRTRFEFKEILKELKEQGKTIFISSHVLSELSELCTDIGVIDQGKMILSGSMEEILRRVNATNPLIISVLGNKDKALTILKSQPCVQTIAVKDEDIRVNFIGDNQDEALLLQQLVDAEVLVHGFYREQGSLESLFMQITDHDKEKAVLVHEIESGL, from the coding sequence ATGTTAGAGATTAAAGATTTACGGAAAAAGTTTGGAAAATTCCATGCCTTAAACGGCCTGGATCTTCGTATCCCCCAGGGATCTCTTTATGGCTTCGTAGGACCTAACGGAGCAGGAAAGACTACCACCATCAAGATCATGACAGGGCTTCTTTTTGCCGACAGCGGCCAGGTGATGATCGATGGCGTGGATGTGTCCGGGGGTCTGGATAAATTAAAGATGAAAATCGGCTATGTGCCGGATTTTTTCGGTGTATATGACAATTTAAAAGTCAACGAATACATGGAGTTTTTTGCTTCCTGCTATGGAATCGACGGGCTTAAGGGCAGAACCCGGTATATGACCCTTTTGGAGCAGGTAGGACTGGAGGATAAGGTGAATTTTTACGTAGACAGCTTATCTAGGGGTATGAAGCAGAGGCTCTGCCTGGCAAGGGCTCTGATCCACGATCCCCTTTTGCTGGTCCTTGATGAACCGACTTCAGGGCTGGACCCACGAACCAGGTTTGAATTTAAGGAGATCCTAAAGGAACTAAAAGAGCAGGGGAAGACCATATTCATCAGTTCCCATGTACTTTCCGAGCTTTCCGAGCTGTGTACGGACATTGGGGTCATTGACCAGGGAAAAATGATCTTAAGCGGCAGCATGGAGGAGATACTGCGCAGGGTCAATGCTACCAACCCTCTGATCATCTCTGTTCTTGGAAATAAGGATAAGGCGCTGACCATCTTAAAAAGCCAGCCCTGTGTCCAGACCATAGCGGTGAAAGACGAAGACATCCGGGTGAATTTCATTGGAGATAACCAGGATGAGGCCCTTCTTTTGCAGCAGCTGGTGGATGCCGAGGTGCTGGTACATGGATTCTACAGGGAGCAGGGAAGTTTAGAATCCCTGTTTATGCAGATTACGGATCATGATAAAGAAAAGGCGGTGCTTGTACATGAAATTGAATCCGGTTTATAA